One part of the Tenacibaculum sp. 190130A14a genome encodes these proteins:
- a CDS encoding tryptophan 7-halogenase, with the protein MLQKTEILIIGGGIAGCIAAISLAEKYQVTIVDKLYHPIDRVGESLAPACQRILKKLRILQNEPEEVTQQLYTHNLGMQSYWGSDNVQFVDHLRNPDGPSKSLHRKNFESYLRKLTAERKVKSFWGYKLHHSVYNENSWEVTIKSDDKTTQHTQTVSAKFVIDATGRNSHFARSLGIKRVHFDKLISCWISLPNNEVNNMSTIVSEKLGWWYSAVTPHKKRIVSFQTDPDLVNRTTFKNKENFLQLIKTNSIIKQLIPSVPLESINFHGTVSANSTRLQTVAGKQWIALGDAAISFDPLSSQGMFNAMACAMQVKILLDKFDFIKQKSPELNDAFTREYKQQISSIWKHYLKHKNIFYNVEKRWKDAPFWTRRQQA; encoded by the coding sequence ATGTTACAAAAAACAGAAATACTAATTATTGGTGGTGGCATTGCAGGTTGCATTGCTGCCATTTCTTTAGCTGAAAAATATCAGGTAACTATAGTTGATAAACTTTACCATCCTATAGATCGTGTTGGCGAGTCTTTAGCTCCAGCGTGCCAAAGGATACTTAAAAAACTACGCATTTTACAAAATGAACCAGAAGAAGTTACGCAACAATTATATACTCATAACTTAGGAATGCAATCTTATTGGGGAAGTGACAATGTACAATTTGTAGACCATCTAAGAAATCCCGATGGGCCTTCCAAAAGTTTACATAGAAAAAACTTTGAAAGTTATCTTCGAAAATTAACGGCAGAGCGTAAAGTAAAATCTTTCTGGGGTTATAAATTACATCATAGTGTTTACAATGAAAACTCTTGGGAAGTTACAATAAAATCTGATGATAAAACTACTCAACATACCCAAACCGTTTCTGCAAAATTTGTTATTGACGCCACAGGAAGAAACAGTCATTTTGCACGTTCTCTTGGTATAAAGCGAGTTCACTTTGATAAATTGATTTCTTGTTGGATTAGTTTACCAAATAATGAAGTTAACAACATGAGTACCATTGTTTCTGAAAAGTTAGGATGGTGGTATAGTGCAGTAACTCCTCATAAAAAAAGAATTGTTTCTTTTCAAACGGATCCAGATTTAGTAAATCGTACTACTTTTAAGAATAAAGAGAATTTCTTACAGCTCATTAAGACTAATTCAATAATCAAACAACTTATTCCATCTGTTCCTTTAGAATCTATAAATTTTCATGGTACAGTTAGTGCAAACTCAACTCGTTTACAAACTGTTGCAGGTAAGCAATGGATTGCTTTGGGAGACGCAGCTATTAGTTTTGATCCTTTATCCTCCCAAGGTATGTTCAATGCCATGGCTTGCGCGATGCAGGTAAAAATATTACTGGATAAATTTGATTTCATCAAACAAAAAAGTCCTGAACTAAACGATGCTTTTACTAGAGAATACAAGCAACAAATAAGTTCTATATGGAAGCATTACTTAAAACATAAAAACATCTTTTACAATGTTGAAAAGAGATGGAAAGATGCTCCATTTTGGACTAGAAGACAACAAGCTTAA